Part of the Pomacea canaliculata isolate SZHN2017 linkage group LG11, ASM307304v1, whole genome shotgun sequence genome is shown below.
AACTCTTCCTGTACAGTTTGCATCTGCAGATGCCAATGTCTTCATACGAGCTTAGCTATAGCTCAGCTGCATCAATATACCCATATCAAATGAGTTAAAGTTGAAAGCCAGTATATTGTCTTTCCTGGAGGTACATTTCATTCACGATCAGTTTTGTTGCTGATTTCTCTTCAGACTCCCAAGGACAAGCTGAAATGTGTGTTGCGGTGTTCCCAAACCATCATGAACCTGCTGAGCATGGCCAACGAGAAGACAGTCCCAGCAGCTGACGACTTCATGCCAGTCTTGATCTTTGTTCTTATCAAAGCAAACCCTCCTTGTCTTCTCTCCACCATTCAGTATGTAGAAAGTTTCTATGTCAACCGTCTTCAGGGTGAGGAGCAGTATTGGTGGCTGCAGTTTAGTTCTGCAGTGGAGTTCATCAAGACCATGGATTATTCAGAGTAGATAGGTTGTGGCCAGGCCACCTATTACAAggctgtttgtatgtgtgtagttgTGACATGCTAACATCAAGGGTAGGCTAACCGCCATCAGCAGACCAGTGATGCCTCCCAAGTACAACAGTAGCGTGAATGTGTAGAACTAGAAGTGCCTGAACAGATTAGCATTTAGGATCAAATACCTATCAGTGATTTGTAAAGATCGGCGCTTTTCCTGCTGTACAGTATTATTAAAGTATGTAGaagtaaataatgtttttaacattataAGAGCTCGAGATTCAAATCTCTTGAGAGGGACTCCTTGGTGCATGCTTGTATATGCaagagtatatgtgtgtgtttgtgcatgggTATATGTAAGTATATATGTAAAAGAATTTAGAAAAATTTATAGTCATTTAAGACTGGGGAAAGTTCAGGCATATAAATTTGCCAAGATTTTAGTAGAAGCACACATTCTGCTTCAATATTGGGTTCAAACAACATTAGCTACACCAAAGTTTTGCCACTTAACCAGTTTGCCAAGatgaggctttttttttcatagttacGAGCTTgttccagctctcccattggctgaggccttcgCAATGTTAACATGTTCATGCACTGTACTGACCTCTGCATTGTtgaccttgacctgtgcatgACAGATCTTGACTTTTGTATTCATTTATCTCAAGAACAAAAGAGGGTGTTCGCCCAGATTTGGGGAAGTAGTATATTGTACTACGCTTTAcacaaacattataaacaacTGTGCACCCCAAAGGTCCTCTAAGCCTTCTGTTTTTTGACCTTCTGGATTATCTTCCAATTCTGTTTTAATACTCCGATCTCTGCCTCGTGGGCTGTTAAGTTTGTTATCCTGAACTAGCACAATAACTTTGGTCAGAGTTCAATCTTGGATGATTTTGTTCATGTATGATTTGTGTTCAGCTGTCAAAACAAGATTCAGTAATTTTTCCATACTGGACTGGTAAAATATTGAGTTTGCTTTTAACTGTTCTTTTATAGACCATAAAGCTCTGATTGTGACGTGCTGAATTGTAGCagcagtttatgttttgtaagtttgatttaaatgttttcatgttttgaatatttataaaggGAAAAGCAGCATGAATTAAAGAATTTGGACACATAAACATCAGTTTATAGCCATAGCGTCAGATCAGACATCAGTATAAGAATACTGCTAATGAGTTTCATATTCATACATATCAGCTTGCAAGAACATTTACAGAACTAGAAGACATAATGGCATAATATATCAAAGTGTCCATTTAGTTACATATAGTTTTATCTCAATCTTGTATTAAAGATAGAACACAACAGCCAAAAACTTAAGACTTTTAAAATCTTATGCACTTTCATGAAAGACTTTATATGTGAAGTGTTATATTTAAAGACTTTTCAGATTTTGACTTTTATGGAACTCTTGAAATGCAACTGACAATGAGAGGAAGGTAGCAATTGTCTGACAAATTTTGGCAAGGACGTTGAGACTTAGATTATTCTTAGTTCACGAATTGGAGCTCACCATCTAGTCTGAAACAATGGTTGCACTTGGTGGTCAAGGTGAAAATTAAGCTTTTTCTTTGGTGTATACTCTATATTGATAGAGTAGTCTTTGTACTTATTGGTACCTTTGGTTATCAGTCATAGCATCATctacaaaatgaatgaaaaatgaactTAACTCTTCATGCAGTTCACACATTTCGACGGTCACACTCTGTGGTCTTGTTTATGCTGAGCTTAAATGTATGGGAAAGGTGTAATATTCTGAGTAAACACATCAGACACACCGTAACtcccaaacattttttttccagtggcAGGCAGATTATTCCACATTATGCTTGCATCATGTGACTGGCTGTTATGCAGTCTCCATTTATGCATTCaccagttgttttctttctgacagTGCATTCCATACAGTTGTCTGAATGTAACTGTGATGCTGCATTCCTTACAGTCATCTTGATGagactgtgattttttttttttttttcatagttaaCAGGGTTTTGTTGATGTTTCAACTTTTGAGCAGTTCACATGCCAGCCTCTTTACCCTCCCAGGTTAATGGCTTGATGGAAGAATGTCACAGGGAATGCTCCCCTGATTTGCATTAAGGctcagatgaaagaaaatttgtacagcttgaaaagtcagtattttattttctgcaggGTTACTGCCAATAAATCTTTCAGAAAAATCTGTCATTTGTATTCTAAATATTTAGTTGTGTTTCAGTAATAAATCACTCAGCATAGTCCTTCATGTGTAAACCTACTAGCCTAGAAGATAATGTGCTATGTTCAAATTGCACATTCCTTGCTGGCTAAAATTTCACAAGAATTTAAGGTACTGACATTACCATTATCCCTTGTGAAAAGTGCAGCATTAAAAACAGAGTCTGATGTATGGAAATGAGAAATGTTGACAAGAAGTGTGTGGGCAGGAAGCCAATTTATTATGTACAAACAAGTTGTGGGTTTCTTTTTTGGAAGCTTTGTCATATGATGATTTGTGTACAGACCATGTCGGGAGCATTGTAATAAACAGTGATGAAGCAGCCACTCGTTCAGTATTCATCCTGTGGATTCCACATGCATATTGATGGTCACTAAGCCAACTCACAGTCTGGTGCACTCCACGTAATATCAATTGTCTATTCTATATACTGTTAGATTCGCCTACATATGGTCAGTCATCTATTCCATACACTGTTAGACTGATCTACGAACGGTCAGTAGTCTATTCTATACACTGGCAGTTCGATCCACACACTGGTCAGTCATCTCGCAGTCTGTCAGCAGATCTGTATAGTCAGTGGAACATTCACACAGTTACACACTTGCAATACTAGGTGGTACAGTTTATTGATGCACAAGACCAGGTGTTGTCAGTAATTACCAAATATACCTTAGCAAACAAAATCagaccgacacacacacatgtatatatacacacgcacatacatgacaataacaatgataatCAGGAGACGTATTGAGCACTGTACCCTGACCAAAACTAGACTCACCATGCTTTACAGAGACAAATGTAAAGCAAGGTTAAAGTAAATACTGAGAAAATATTAAAGGTAAGAGTCATGAAGGAGCTTCCAGCAAAACtctaaggtaaaggtcatcacCTGAGCTTTTGCAAGTTGTTGGGAAGCAAGGTGAAAAACCATTCTTCTTGGGGCtagttgctttgtttttgtgagAGCAGTGCCATTCTCCTCTCCATCTTGCTACTTTACCTTCTCCAACACTCTGTGGAATCAGATGCCCATTCCCAACAACTGGGTTGATTGAGAAGGGTTGCTGTgtcacatgggtatcgaaccagcgcaCCTCTGGGTTTGGATGCAGTGTACTAACCCACAGACGTGTATAAGTGGActgtatgtctgtctgcagagaccaacacttagcctcttgcgaattTACGTAAATGCTTTCTGTTAACTATTCAACAAATAGTGTACTTATCTACAATCAAGTACAATTCTTACTAGATGTTCATCAGCGAATGAATTcatacaaaatgtgtaaagttgCAGAAGCTGTAACAACACATACTCTTCCACCCCTCTCCCTGAAGGATGTTAAGCTTTGGTAATTAAACACAAAACCCACATAAAAACAGTCGCTTGCTGCAGACAGGGTAGCAGTCTCCTTCCTGCAAAATCCTTGACTGAACATTCAACATCCTTATACATGTAGTAGGAAGTAGTAAATTTACAGCAGACCTTTACAAcataaatctaaaaaaaaaaggacagctgTATATTATACACATTTATGTACAAACTGGTTGAAGGTAAGACACAATGTGGTTGTTCTCTTTCAAAAAATTCCCAGCATAAATTTAGAGAATGCACATTTTTCACCCACATtataagaaaacagaacaacTATTTTGGGTTGACTTGTTTTCTGCACTTGTCTATacactgaatttttttacaaatcgtttttattttaagtctgACTAGCTCCATTTTAAATTGAAGTTTGGCTGCtagcaacattttgttttgaaatatgtgCAATTTCTTTCAATACTAGATTATACtaattaaaatttctaaaaacaaGAACCATAGCTCTGTCTGATCTGAGGCTTCCAATAGTTTCAGCTCTCTAACTATCACCAGTTTGAATTGACAACTCCCTGCTCTCGTATGCCAAAATCTACCCCACCAAGACACTATGATATAGTGACACAATAGCATAGGGCATCAGATCAGCAACTCCGTGGATGCTGACAGTCAAAgatatagtttaaaaaacagCTCAAACTTTGAAAGTCTAACTTTCCCTTTCTAGatgctttaaaaatatagataactttacaaaatatatgGCACAGGCTGCTATACCATCAACCAATAGCATTGTGGGTACAAATTGGAAGTTTGTTATATTAAACAATAGGCATTACATGATACAATGGTAATAAACTTTATCAAATCTTCATTATTCTGCATAATCAAAAGCATCTTTTACccatattttactttattttattcaatcAGTGGACACTATCCAGGTGGTAAATTTACTGTATGCCATCATTAAGAATCTAACCTGCCAAACCAACTGCCAgctaataaattaaattaaaacttacAAAGAACTGGTAATTTGTTTCATTGATCCCATGAATGTAGAAAAACTAAATACAAAATTACAGAAGTTCCAATCAAAACTTTTTACCTTCAGATTTCTTTTCTAAAGATGTACATCAAATGTGAAAGATGttaatgttcatttatcattaagTAGAGGCGCAGGCGTCAGCAGTCTGTAGTCGGACTGCTactatgtattttaaaaaacctcacaAATTTCTGATCTAATTAATGACCATTGATTGTTGAGCAGAAGCTGAGTTCATACCTTGCAtgagaaaactttttaaaaagcaatgCTTCTTGAGAAAAATGACATTATAAACAACATGTTCATAGATTTTGGTAAcataaaagaaagcaagcatttaaaaaaaattcattttgaatatttaaacagtaaacaatgccTTCACGACATTTGTCAGACTTTGTGAAATGTGTGCTGCCTCAGAAATTACAGGTGAACGCACCAAGGCCAAAAGGTGTATAACGGCAATAATCAACTACTCTCACTAATaaaactataatttaaaaaaaaattctactttatCTTGACATAGCTACAGGATCTACTGCAGGTaacataatgaaaacaaaaacatccacAAGATggacaaaatcttttaaatggtATAAATCTACATGTACAGACGAGAAatgattctaaaaataaatcagatacATGTATCAGGGTGTTTTATACATATTGTGATGGACCTCTGTTCATATGACACAGTGCCACTGTCACACTGTGTCTGACATTCTGATTATTTGCTCCTGCAGCAATTTCACACTTGGCCTAAAGGATTTCATCTGTCTCTTTGCTGTATGGTACAGCATTCATTGTAATAAAACAAGGTCTGCCACTGGCCAAGGATGTTACAGGCTGCTGCTGGCTTCAGCTTTGTTTCAGAAATGTCCAGTGGACCAGCTTGACTACCAAAGGCACACAAGCATATTTAGGTCTCAGAACTCTTTAGGGAAGCTAGTTTTGAAAGTAGCCACAAAACAGCTCCAACCATCTAGGAACCTAAACTTGAACTGGCATAGACAGAGCTTATAATCAAAGACACGAGTAGCGGTGGGAAAGTTTTAATCCTGGCATTTGTTGTTAACAGTAACAAGCAATTATTAGCAATTGCTGTGACCAGTTCCCAAGACTACTAACTACAGTGCCTGACTCCCAGAAGCAACCATCTCTATGACTAGCACAAAGTATCATATATTTTGAATACCACTGAATTCCTTTAAACTGCACAGCAAAACTTATCTGGAAGTAGAGCTCTCACGTCAGAAGGAGACAATAAAATCTGCTTTAAGCAGAAATTCTTTATAATTTTCCTTCATCAATATACTTTCCTCACTTCAGCAATGTTGGAGAACCAGTACATCCCGATGGTAAATTTACTGTATGCCATCATTAAGAATCTAAACTGCCAAACCAACTGCCAGCTAACTTGCAACACACATATAGGGAAATTGTTGTGACTTGGCAAAGGCACCAAGAGGGGCTGATGGTTAAACTGGCTGAAAGATTTTCTGAACATTTGGTTTGTAAAATATACACTCTATACATATCTTGTGTCCAGACTTGGATATACTGATCTTACAAAAGGCATAAGAAGCATTTTAAATTGGTGCAAAGAATAATCACAGCTGTCTCTCTAAACATAAGACGGATCAAGGTAATCATtaaggaatttaaaaaagaaaggatagATTATGCACTGAATTAATCTCTTACAGGTGTTGCTAAGTTACTAATATGTCTGAATGAAACATAAGGATCAACATAAAATCTTATAATATAAAACTTTAACAACATTTCAGACAAGGTTTAAATCAACTTGATTGTACTTTATAAGCTATACATCACTATTAAGTTTACCATGctctggttttttgtttttttggtctgttgtttttttccttttaaatttttacttcACTGATGGCACCAGTAAATAGAAGGTTAAAGGCCACTCAAACTCATGTACAACACAAATTGCCTGTTTTTGCAGAGAGACTTCCAGTTCTGTCACAATTTTTACCAGCTCAAAGCTAGAGCAATTGAAACTGAAATGAGAAGAGGCCTAAGAGCGGAACACTTTCTCAAGAGCTGTGGACACTGGATGGTTGCCTACTCAGGCAGAAAGAGAGGGCaacatgttaaaaataacaagagagtaaaacaaaatgtgcaGCTGCTTTGATCAACATTTTTTGTACTCTACTTCTTAAGGAAGCTGTGCAGTAAGTCAATGGGCAAGGGAAAGATGATGGTCGAGTTCTTTTCTGCAGATATGGTGTTGAGGGTCTGCAAGTACCTCAGCTGCAATGCAGCAGGCGATTCTGAGATGACATCTGCAGCCTCTTTCAGAGCACGAGAAGCCTTTTGCTCTCCTTCTGCAGCAATCACCTGCACAACATTGTATCACTTGACATTGACATGTCACCCATTGTCCTGGAGAAACCTCACAATCTCAGCTTCTtcatcattcacacacaaagactAGCAAGTAATAACAAGTTAAAAAAGCAGTTAGAACCAAAATGTTCATTCCTACAACTTTGTGTTGGTTCTTACTCTTCTTCAAAACAGATCAGTATAATTTTACAAACTGGCTTCATCAtcaatctttattattttattccatcTAGGAAAAGCTCAGAAGCTGAATATATTTGTTGTCAAACCTAGTGAGCTGGGAAGTAGggaattatattttataattgtattataattgaattatatttatattttataattgcTAACAACGTTAACGATGTATATTAacaatagtgtgtgtgtgtgagtacttGGGGATAAAGTGCTCATGCAGTCTTAGAAAATAGTGTGATGACAATGCTTACAATCTGTGGTTTTTGGTTGTACAGGGTGCACACAAAGTTCGCATATCCCTATCTTTGGGAGGAAACATGTGGTTTGTGCAGCATTCCAGAAAGTTTCCTCACAAATGTTGCAGAATATGAGCAGGATCGAGAACCTGGCGGCACATTCGGTTATGCAGAGGACCCATACAAGCCTTTGTTGTTGCGCcgctatgctcctcgaggagtaacaaggactaaactaagaGGTAACCTTTAGCTTTCAAAATCCTCCCAAAGATAGGGGTATATGGACTTTGTGCACACCCTGTATAAAGCACTCTTCTTGTAGAATGACTAAGTGGGTATGCAACAGGTTTTATACATGCTGGTTATGACATTTTGCTATACATGTAACAGTTGGTATGTATTCTTGCTGCACTTGTTATCAGTTGTCATTGCTGCATGTATAAGTCTTGTGATATTCTATAATGGACATATTAGTAAACGAAATGGTGACTAAAGCTACACAAACCTTAGCACGGGCTTCACGAGTGGCCTCAGCTTCAGCAGCCATAGCTCTCTGGAGCTGGACTGGCAGGCGCACGTCCTTGCTGGAATTAGAAGCAAATTGATTCCTCCAGCAACTGCTGTCTGCAGTATTGTACATGCACCGATTCCTCATAGCTTATTAGGTGTTCTTAACTTATACAGACTATCAATATCAATATAAATATCACAATCTTTATGACCTCAATTACCACTGAGAAAACCAGATATACAAATCTTCTAATATAACAGTCACCGACCAGACTAACATGTGTATAGTAAATCTTCTAATATAACAGTCACCGACCAGACTAACATGTGTATAGTTACATTACAGACATAAAATGCCAAATGCTCTACTTAACTATGTGGAGATTATGACAACACCTGCAAGCAAATACTTAACCATGTCGAGATTATGACAACATCTggaagcacatactcacacttcaACACGCTCCACCTTCACTCCCCATGGGTCTGTAGCCTCATCAAGGGAGCTCTAGCAATGAAAACAGTGGAATAAGTGTGTGAATCATGGAGTCCACATGCTACAGAGCACTTCCAAAGATGATGTTAAAGTAAGTAGTTTTAATGTGTgaattgtgcatgtgtgtatgtgtgtgtgcctacttgcattagtgtgtgtgtatgtgagagagcgAGAATGAGAAGCCATGTGAAATTGTTTATCAGAGCTCTCAGATATTCAGAACATCTGTTGTTTGCTGAAGTAAAACTAACAGAAGGCAATGGGAGGctaaaagtttttgtttcaagACAATAAGATGGTAAAAATTTTCACCAGGTGAAAAGAATCTACTAatacaagtaaaaaaagaaaacctacaTCACGTGTGAGAACATACCTGCATCAGGTGGCTAATTGTCTCGCGTTCTGACAGGATCTCCGCCAAATTCTTTGTGCCCAGCACATTACGGAGAGTTGTGGCTGCCAGCAGACGCGTTGAACGGTTGGAATCTTCCACATTTGTAATGGACATGGTGGCATTCTGAACTCGGTAGTACACCACAGCATCCACAGCGACAGTGACCGAGTCTCGGGTCAGGACCTGGGGACATGAAATGCAAGGTACATCATCCAGTCTGCAACACGCATATCTAAACAAATGATGACACGTCCAGGgctaaaaacaaatacacattgGTCCAGCACAGGCCAGTGACACTGTTCTCAGCTCTCAGATGTATCAGAACCAAGTCAAGCACCCTCAGTTTCTAGGAGCATGAGGTCAACCTCTAGTCTCAGATGAAAAAGTACAATATGCAAGAAAAAGGGGGAGCGCATTTAACTTTCAAAAAGTGCTATAAACTTGAAAAgtaagttttctttattactgcCAAGATCGCGTTCCTAAAGTTTTTGAAGACGAGACCAGAGTGCCCACCAATACCAATGTCGACTAATTAActaaaaatcaagcaaaaacCTACGATTTACCACTATCAAATCGATTCTGTGCCTTTTTTaggaagtggtggtggtagtgatggtggtgggtgcTGTTTCCGATGTCAAAGCTAGTAAATAGGAAGAACTAGCATTACTGAAGGAGTCTCTCGACAGCACATTCTTTGCATTAAAGAAGCTGCACAACTCATTTCCATGGCGATAACAACTTTTGCTGCCTGCCCAGCTTTGCTCGGACTATCAGCAGAGGCTGTAGGGGTTTAGGATGCATTGGTGCTTTATGCTGTCAGCAGATACAACTCTATCATGGCCAAGCAGCCGGCCCTGGAAAAAggtgccatatgcagagaaagaaccgCATGCCctagatgagatctgaacccaggacagccaatctttaCTGTATTGGTGTTGCACCACAGGGCCACCCTACTCGGGATATCGGCGACATGACCCGTTAATTCCGATGTACAGGCCAAGGATTCTCACCCCACCCAGGGTTAGGGGTTAAAAACGGatactgaggaaaaaaaatcctgtaaaCAAAAGCAACTTCCTATCAATGGTGACTATCGCACCTCACTACCCTGTGTTTGTGGTGAGTACAGCAGCACCAGTGTCTGTGGGTAACAGGGCGGCACTGACAGAGGGTAAGTATACATAGGTATATAGGTGATGCTGCTCCTGCAACCTCATCATGACAACAGAGTTTTCCTTGAACGATGATAACGATGCATGGCAACAGGCCAGGGTTCTCTCGGCGGTGTCTGCTACACAGCGGGGCACAATTAGCCGTTAGACGCAACGACATCTCAGCCCATCAACGACAGCgctctgtgtatctgtgtgtggttgtgtctgtagctgtgtgtgggcctgtgtgtgtgtggctgtgtgtgcgTAGCTGTGTATGGGGGTgcgtgtgtatctgtgtgtgtgttcgtgctcgcaataattctttgctataaAAGGATCGAGGGATGGGAAACTGTTATAGGCAGTTGTCGAAAAGGTTAAAGCTCGATCCCAATCACACACCACAGCAGTCATGGCAAAGATCTCTTGTCAAGATAAAAATGCACGCAGGGGAAAAGCTGACAGAATTCCATCCAGGCCCACAAACAATGGTGTAAACAGTCTCTATCTCCCTCTATGTGTATGTACGCATTGTGGATGCCGACAGCTTGTGTGAGTAAGAGTGAGTACACGGTGAGTGCACCAGGACGGGAGCGAAGTCGCCAAAATACCGGCGGACTGATCCTACAAGTTGTCCTCAGTGTTCAAAATCGTTTTAAAAATCAAGTGTTAAATGTCAAGACTTGTGTTTTCagctttgtctctctctcatctaATGATGGAGGAGAAGTTGTAGCCACTCAGCTCCAGCCTCCAGAGATGGGCTGAAGGAACAGGTAGCCCAACATTTCACATCCTGGCAATCAGACAGCAGACACGCATCGACAGACACGCAAACAACAGTCAACTAGCATCAGTGTCATGACACTCGTCTCTGTCGTGACACCACGTACACTGTCATGACAGTGCTGGGTGTCATTAGCAGCTGATAAACTGCTCTACACTGAGTCCACAAGCACCAGCTATCGTTGTTCTACAACAGGTACGCAAGTAGCATGTGACTTATGGCTGGTCAGGACAAATACAGCTTCAAGTCTTCAGActcaacataataataacaacaatagcaataataaaCTCGTCTGTACCTAAGGATGTA
Proteins encoded:
- the LOC112576142 gene encoding band 7 protein AGAP004871-like isoform X6 → MSREMNNAPNRKSSRDDAMRRDDGGDIGCCGYVLYALSIFMIVITFPFSLCLCMKVVQEYERAVIFRLGRLVAGGAKGPGLFFIIPCMDSYTKVDLRTVSFDVPPQEVLTRDSVTVAVDAVVYYRVQNATMSITNVEDSNRSTRLLAATTLRNVLGTKNLAEILSERETISHLMQSSLDEATDPWGVKVERVEVKDVRLPVQLQRAMAAEAEATREARAKVIAAEGEQKASRALKEAADVISESPAALQLRYLQTLNTISAEKNSTIIFPLPIDLLHSFLKK
- the LOC112576142 gene encoding band 7 protein AGAP004871-like isoform X2: MSREMNNAPNRKSSRDVEPASRSHSSDAMHFDVVVKSKDDAMRRDDGGDIGCCGYVLYALSIFMIVITFPFSLCLCMKVVQEYERAVIFRLGRLVAGGAKGPGLFFIIPCMDSYTKVDLRTVSFDVPPQEVLTRDSVTVAVDAVVYYRVQNATMSITNVEDSNRSTRLLAATTLRNVLGTKNLAEILSERETISHLMQSSLDEATDPWGVKVERVEVKDVRLPVQLQRAMAAEAEATREARAKVIAAEGEQKASRALKEAADVISESPAALQLRYLQTLNTISAEKNSTIIFPLPIDLLHSFLKK
- the LOC112576142 gene encoding band 7 protein AGAP004871-like isoform X3; this translates as MSAKDTSGDQVEPASRSHSSDAMHFDVVVKSKDDAMRRDDGGDIGCCGYVLYALSIFMIVITFPFSLCLCMKVVQEYERAVIFRLGRLVAGGAKGPGLFFIIPCMDSYTKVDLRTVSFDVPPQEVLTRDSVTVAVDAVVYYRVQNATMSITNVEDSNRSTRLLAATTLRNVLGTKNLAEILSERETISHLMQSSLDEATDPWGVKVERVEVKDVRLPVQLQRAMAAEAEATREARAKVIAAEGEQKASRALKEAADVISESPAALQLRYLQTLNTISAEKNSTIIFPLPIDLLHSFLKK
- the LOC112576142 gene encoding band 7 protein AAEL010189-like isoform X8, with protein sequence MSAKDTSGDQDAMRRDDGGDIGCCGYVLYALSIFMIVITFPFSLCLCMKVVQEYERAVIFRLGRLVAGGAKGPGLFFIIPCMDSYTKVDLRTVSFDVPPQEVLTRDSVTVAVDAVVYYRVQNATMSITNVEDSNRSTRLLAATTLRNVLGTKNLAEILSERETISHLMQSSLDEATDPWGVKVERVEVKDVRLPVQLQRAMAAEAEATREARAKVIAAEGEQKASRALKEAADVISESPAALQLRYLQTLNTISAEKNSTIIFPLPIDLLHSFLKK
- the LOC112576142 gene encoding band 7 protein AGAP004871-like isoform X1, coding for MASNYVKMETQPVRREDQAAKATSSGYYSGQVEPASRSHSSDAMHFDVVVKSKDDAMRRDDGGDIGCCGYVLYALSIFMIVITFPFSLCLCMKVVQEYERAVIFRLGRLVAGGAKGPGLFFIIPCMDSYTKVDLRTVSFDVPPQEVLTRDSVTVAVDAVVYYRVQNATMSITNVEDSNRSTRLLAATTLRNVLGTKNLAEILSERETISHLMQSSLDEATDPWGVKVERVEVKDVRLPVQLQRAMAAEAEATREARAKVIAAEGEQKASRALKEAADVISESPAALQLRYLQTLNTISAEKNSTIIFPLPIDLLHSFLKK
- the LOC112576142 gene encoding band 7 protein AAEL010189-like isoform X7 encodes the protein MSSTSVNNRVKPEDDAMRRDDGGDIGCCGYVLYALSIFMIVITFPFSLCLCMKVVQEYERAVIFRLGRLVAGGAKGPGLFFIIPCMDSYTKVDLRTVSFDVPPQEVLTRDSVTVAVDAVVYYRVQNATMSITNVEDSNRSTRLLAATTLRNVLGTKNLAEILSERETISHLMQSSLDEATDPWGVKVERVEVKDVRLPVQLQRAMAAEAEATREARAKVIAAEGEQKASRALKEAADVISESPAALQLRYLQTLNTISAEKNSTIIFPLPIDLLHSFLKK
- the LOC112576142 gene encoding band 7 protein AGAP004871-like isoform X4, with product MASNYVKMETQPVRREDQAAKATSSGYYSGQDAMRRDDGGDIGCCGYVLYALSIFMIVITFPFSLCLCMKVVQEYERAVIFRLGRLVAGGAKGPGLFFIIPCMDSYTKVDLRTVSFDVPPQEVLTRDSVTVAVDAVVYYRVQNATMSITNVEDSNRSTRLLAATTLRNVLGTKNLAEILSERETISHLMQSSLDEATDPWGVKVERVEVKDVRLPVQLQRAMAAEAEATREARAKVIAAEGEQKASRALKEAADVISESPAALQLRYLQTLNTISAEKNSTIIFPLPIDLLHSFLKK
- the LOC112576142 gene encoding band 7 protein AGAP004871-like isoform X5, whose product is MEASNHHKGESSQGPGRDDAMRRDDGGDIGCCGYVLYALSIFMIVITFPFSLCLCMKVVQEYERAVIFRLGRLVAGGAKGPGLFFIIPCMDSYTKVDLRTVSFDVPPQEVLTRDSVTVAVDAVVYYRVQNATMSITNVEDSNRSTRLLAATTLRNVLGTKNLAEILSERETISHLMQSSLDEATDPWGVKVERVEVKDVRLPVQLQRAMAAEAEATREARAKVIAAEGEQKASRALKEAADVISESPAALQLRYLQTLNTISAEKNSTIIFPLPIDLLHSFLKK